One segment of Mobula birostris isolate sMobBir1 chromosome 29, sMobBir1.hap1, whole genome shotgun sequence DNA contains the following:
- the eif3i gene encoding eukaryotic translation initiation factor 3 subunit I, with translation MKPILLQGHERSITQIKYNREGDLVFSCAKDTVVNVWYSLNGERLGTYNGHTGAVWCVDVDWDTKQVLTGSADNSCRLWDCETGKQLALFKTSSAVRTGGFDFSGNIIMFSTDKQMGYNCYVSFFDIRDPAQINNNEPYMKVSANESKITSAVWGPLGEFVIAGHENGELVQFSAKSGEVISKAKEHTKQINDIQTSLDLTMFITASKDNTAKLFDSASLEHLKTFRTERPVNSAAISPSVEHVVLGGGQEAMDVTTTSTRIGKFEARFFHLSFEEEFGRVKGHFGPINSVAFHPDGKSYSSGGEDGYVRIHHFDPQYFEFEMEF, from the exons GTGGTTAACGTCTGGTATTCTTTGAATGGAGAGAGGCTGGGCACTTACAACGGCCACACAGGAGCAGTGTGGTGTGTGGACGTCGACT GGGATACAAAGCAAGTGTTGACTGGTTCTGCTGATAACTCGTGCAGACTTTGGGACTGTGAAACAG GAAAGCAACTCGCTTTGTTTAAAACCAGTTCTGCTGTCCGAACGGGTGGATTTGACTTCAGTGGCAACATCATCATGTTCTCAACAGACAAGCAGATGGGCTACAATTGTTACGTCAGTTTCTTTGACATCCGAGATCCTGCTCAAATAA ATAATAACGAACCGTACATGAAGGTCTCGGCCAATGAATCAAAGATCACAAGTGCTGTTTGGGGACCTCTCGGAGAATTTGTCATTGCAGGGCACGAGAACGGTGAATTGGTGCAGTTCAGTGCTAAG TCTGGGgaagtaatttctaaagcaaaAGAGCACACCAAGCAAATTAATGACATCCAGACGTCGTTGGACCTAACCATGTTTATCACTGCTTCGAAGGATAATACTGCTAAG CTGTTCGATTCTGCGAGTTTGGAGCACTTGAAAACGTTCAGGACTGAGCGACCTGTGAATTCTGCTGCTATTTCACCTTCTGTGGAGCAT GTGGTCCTTGGTGGTGGTCAGGAAGCCATGGATGTAACAACCACCTCTACCAGAATTGGGAAGTTTGAGGCTCG ATTTTTCCATTTGTCGTTTGAAGAGGAGTTTGGCAGGGTGAAAGGTCACTTTGGCCCAATCAACAGCGTGGCTTTCCATCCAGATGGGAAAAG CTACAGcagtggaggagaagatggttaCGTGCGAATCCATCACTTTGACCCACAGTACTTTGAATTTGAGATGGAATTTTAA